From Woronichinia naegeliana WA131, the proteins below share one genomic window:
- a CDS encoding transposase: MLEWWTKNFASCELGDERLNNRAFSIGKKLSEGFGKALSEVFKGGNELKRAYEFLGIRKQTLSR, from the coding sequence ATGTTGGAATGGTGGACAAAAAACTTTGCCAGTTGTGAATTGGGAGACGAGAGGCTAAACAATCGTGCCTTCTCGATTGGGAAAAAGTTAAGTGAGGGGTTTGGAAAAGCCTTATCAGAAGTGTTTAAGGGAGGAAACGAGTTAAAGAGGGCCTATGAATTTTTGGGAATCCGAAAACAGACTTTGTCAAGATAA
- a CDS encoding TGS domain-containing protein: MHYHHIVTSFSPLLDLLLEPEQSDERIDRLKQAVRAGEPYIEVSPITINSAIRYIELEYPSLNEQKRLTCELLDWVRVNSEHGIEYQNILEEANNLRPYPDSLAFEDIVNLVFAKEIGGGSVYLTGESVVMQQFIADKNLGLEYQDLQILDLESLPEWLDNNSLFSHPRDFIIVRTPAGDEIKLRIDPHTERYPTPVDFAYGIHTNIGHRCQGAFVNGKEVPLNTQLQNNQVVQIIEGFNKCLDRAWLEFVTTKKAKEEIRKWFKEKDIEKGIKILKQEFADLYSLNGEIYLEAARQLHYKNTRTLLKSLGAGQISIDKIKRQIELELKRKGFTIANNNVLDTLPAISGIDPNQEIILASCCLPLPQDGEIIGVVSERNLKPLRVHRQDCLNLKNIKPEHQKILQWNCQFCTIKIQVTMKNRSGILMSIYDKLTELFGRNFNVLKVDAAGRNPATLEFDVLCSEGCDL; encoded by the coding sequence ATGCACTATCATCACATCGTTACCAGTTTTTCTCCTCTACTAGACCTGTTGCTTGAGCCAGAACAGTCAGATGAACGTATTGATCGACTGAAACAGGCGGTTCGAGCGGGAGAACCTTACATCGAAGTTTCGCCGATTACTATCAATTCAGCCATTCGCTATATTGAGCTAGAATATCCCAGTCTTAATGAACAAAAAAGACTGACCTGTGAATTACTCGATTGGGTTCGGGTTAATTCAGAGCATGGTATTGAATACCAAAATATTTTAGAAGAAGCGAATAATTTACGCCCCTATCCAGATAGTCTGGCTTTTGAAGATATTGTTAACCTGGTATTTGCCAAGGAAATTGGCGGCGGCTCAGTCTATCTAACCGGCGAGTCTGTTGTAATGCAACAATTTATTGCGGATAAAAATCTCGGATTAGAATATCAGGATTTACAAATTTTGGATTTGGAATCTTTGCCCGAATGGTTAGACAATAATTCTCTATTTAGTCATCCCAGGGATTTTATTATCGTCAGAACTCCTGCGGGGGATGAGATAAAATTACGAATTGATCCTCATACAGAAAGGTATCCTACCCCCGTAGATTTTGCCTATGGAATACATACAAACATCGGCCATCGCTGTCAAGGAGCTTTCGTCAACGGAAAAGAAGTACCTCTTAATACACAGTTACAAAATAATCAGGTTGTGCAGATTATTGAAGGTTTTAACAAATGTCTTGATCGCGCTTGGCTAGAGTTTGTCACAACAAAAAAAGCGAAGGAAGAAATTCGCAAATGGTTCAAAGAAAAAGATATTGAGAAGGGCATCAAGATTTTAAAACAAGAATTTGCTGATCTGTATTCTCTTAATGGAGAAATCTATCTTGAAGCGGCTCGACAACTCCATTACAAAAATACTCGAACATTACTAAAAAGTCTAGGTGCAGGACAAATTAGTATTGATAAAATAAAAAGACAAATTGAATTGGAACTCAAAAGAAAAGGGTTTACCATTGCTAATAATAATGTCTTGGATACTCTACCTGCTATTTCAGGTATTGATCCTAATCAAGAAATTATTTTGGCATCCTGCTGTCTTCCTTTGCCCCAGGATGGTGAAATTATTGGCGTTGTTAGTGAGCGCAATCTTAAGCCATTACGAGTTCACCGTCAAGACTGTCTTAATCTGAAAAATATCAAACCCGAACATCAGAAAATACTACAGTGGAATTGTCAGTTTTGTACGATTAAAATTCAGGTGACAATGAAAAATCGCTCTGGTATTTTAATGAGTATTTATGATAAATTAACCGAACTTTTTGGACGAAATTTCAATGTTTTAAAAGTAGATGCAGCTGGACGTAATCCCGCCACTCTGGAGTTTGATGTTCTCTGTTCAGAAGGGTGTGACCTTTAG
- a CDS encoding IS4 family transposase → MTTAAVEEYKIMLSVGDTTFLDYRNIKEKREGYGPTGKGGNGLILHSALAIEPEKGQVLGLLWQKLWNREVKEKPPTDETAKQKKERQKEQRKAARQRPFEEKESYKWVEALNTCEKQVESSTRVIHVFDREGDVSEVFDSVRQLKHTGVLVRASHNRSLDKNSERLWQHLESEPIRFHQEIEIPSTGKRKARKVKLAVRFCSVNLRTPYRFDNRDPLNVYAVYATEIDCPEGETPLSWMLLTTEVVETIEMAVTILRWYTYRWRVEEFHKVLKSGCQSERYRLASDGMKTLLGFLSVIAVELLHVTYLHRTQPDALAIEILNPLQLQVLKAAASQKLPPILTVAWAVESVAFLGGYLEHRRKTPLGIQVLWRGWLKLHDLCQGWQLAIRT, encoded by the coding sequence ATGACAACTGCCGCCGTAGAAGAATATAAGATAATGCTATCAGTCGGAGATACGACCTTCTTAGATTATCGCAATATCAAGGAAAAAAGGGAAGGGTATGGGCCGACTGGAAAAGGAGGGAATGGATTAATACTGCATAGTGCTTTAGCAATTGAGCCAGAAAAAGGACAAGTATTAGGTTTATTATGGCAAAAACTGTGGAATAGGGAGGTAAAAGAAAAGCCCCCAACAGATGAAACGGCGAAGCAGAAAAAAGAAAGACAGAAAGAACAAAGAAAAGCAGCTCGTCAAAGACCATTTGAGGAAAAAGAATCCTACAAATGGGTAGAGGCTCTAAACACCTGTGAGAAACAGGTAGAAAGTTCAACGAGGGTAATTCATGTATTTGACAGAGAAGGAGATGTTTCAGAAGTCTTTGACTCAGTGCGTCAACTCAAGCATACAGGAGTGCTGGTCAGAGCGTCTCATAATCGTAGTTTAGACAAAAATAGTGAACGACTTTGGCAACATTTGGAATCAGAACCGATTCGTTTTCATCAAGAAATCGAGATTCCGAGTACAGGAAAAAGAAAAGCACGGAAGGTTAAGCTTGCCGTCCGATTTTGCTCAGTTAATCTACGAACTCCCTATCGTTTTGATAATCGTGACCCGTTGAATGTCTATGCTGTTTATGCGACAGAAATCGATTGTCCCGAAGGCGAAACTCCTTTATCTTGGATGCTTCTGACTACAGAAGTTGTTGAGACTATTGAGATGGCTGTCACTATTCTTCGTTGGTACACCTACCGATGGCGGGTTGAAGAATTTCATAAAGTCCTTAAGTCTGGTTGTCAGAGTGAGCGTTATCGACTTGCCTCTGATGGAATGAAAACTCTTTTGGGTTTTTTAAGTGTCATTGCTGTTGAACTTTTACACGTTACTTATCTTCATCGTACCCAGCCCGATGCTCTCGCGATTGAAATTCTTAATCCTCTTCAACTTCAGGTGTTAAAAGCAGCCGCCTCTCAAAAACTTCCCCCTATTTTGACTGTTGCTTGGGCTGTCGAGTCTGTTGCTTTTCTTGGTGGTTATCTTGAACATCGTCGTAAAACTCCTCTCGGTATCCAAGTCCTTTGGCGCGGTTGGTTGAAGTTGCATGACCTTTGCCAAGGCTGGCAGCTTGCAATCCGCACTTAA
- a CDS encoding IS4 family transposase has product MVALVLSIVYRQIAGISEAVRLLEEEGLLWVASLKVSKQAVSKRMMNVPAEIFAILLKEVLEKAAEKGKKLQVGEKWEKIREKFSAVWIADGSTLEQIRKNMKISKEEKSKLGGKIMMVVEAFTQRPVTLWYTENDKSNDKIWCEELAAKLPENGLILVDMGFFSFVWFDLLTEAKKFFLTRFRAGTSYKTKQVLSQGSHYRDEIIIMGNYRSNPCKHPVRLVSVLWGTIWYQYLTNVLSPEQLSAEEVCDLYRRRWTIEEAFLLTKRLLGLAYLWVGNKNGVQIQIICTLIFYTVLNQLVGEVAIALNQPKEKISVEMVFRSLYYVAKAIARGEKPDTVIYLAERAKLFGLVKAERKRHREKAALNQQIWEPILLS; this is encoded by the coding sequence ATGGTGGCATTAGTGTTAAGTATAGTGTATCGTCAAATAGCGGGTATAAGTGAAGCGGTAAGACTGTTAGAGGAAGAGGGATTGCTATGGGTAGCATCATTAAAAGTAAGCAAACAGGCAGTATCAAAAAGAATGATGAATGTGCCAGCCGAAATATTTGCAATATTACTAAAAGAAGTGTTAGAAAAAGCAGCCGAAAAAGGGAAGAAGCTCCAAGTAGGAGAAAAATGGGAAAAAATAAGAGAAAAGTTTAGTGCAGTGTGGATAGCAGATGGCTCAACGCTAGAGCAGATAAGGAAAAATATGAAAATAAGTAAAGAAGAAAAGAGTAAATTGGGGGGTAAAATAATGATGGTAGTGGAAGCCTTTACCCAAAGACCCGTTACTTTATGGTACACAGAAAATGATAAATCAAATGATAAAATATGGTGTGAAGAATTGGCAGCTAAATTACCAGAAAATGGTTTAATTCTCGTAGATATGGGATTTTTTAGCTTTGTGTGGTTTGATTTGTTAACAGAAGCTAAAAAGTTTTTTCTAACCAGATTTAGAGCGGGTACATCTTACAAAACCAAACAAGTATTGTCTCAAGGTAGTCATTACAGAGATGAGATTATCATTATGGGAAATTACCGTTCTAATCCTTGCAAGCATCCGGTGAGATTAGTCTCAGTATTATGGGGAACAATCTGGTATCAGTATTTAACAAATGTGTTGTCTCCCGAACAACTGTCCGCCGAAGAGGTCTGTGATTTATATCGAAGACGATGGACAATCGAAGAAGCCTTTTTATTAACGAAAAGACTTTTAGGACTAGCCTATTTATGGGTAGGGAATAAGAATGGTGTCCAAATCCAGATTATTTGCACTTTGATTTTCTATACGGTCTTAAATCAATTGGTAGGGGAAGTGGCGATTGCTCTAAATCAACCGAAAGAAAAAATCTCAGTAGAGATGGTGTTTCGGAGTCTATACTATGTAGCGAAGGCTATTGCTAGAGGAGAAAAGCCTGATACAGTAATCTATCTGGCTGAACGTGCTAAGTTATTTGGTTTGGTCAAAGCTGAGAGAAAGCGACATCGAGAAAAGGCCGCTCTCAATCAACAAATTTGGGAACCCATTCTTTTAAGTTGA
- a CDS encoding ISAs1 family transposase → MKLRPKYRLVEHFAEIDDPRIERTKRHKLIDILTIAILAVICGAEGWVAMESFGKAKHQWLKKILELPNGIPSDDTFARVFASLNPEQFQDCFLHWVKSIAEVSEGEVIAIDGKTLRHSYDNANGKGAIQMVSAWATANRLVLGQCKVESKSNEITAIPKLLKMLEVKGCIVTIDAMGTQTKIAQQIVGRGGDYVLALKGNQGNLCEDVEQLFAHAQSVNFVGIKHDFHQTIDKGHGRIEIRRCWTMEQTEFLLGGEKWAKLTSICMIKAERRLKDKTEYETRYYISSLPSNAQKLSQSVRSHWLIENSLHWVLDLAFNEDACRIRKDFAPENLAVLRHIALNLLTKENTLKLGIKNKRLRAGWDEDYLLKVLLG, encoded by the coding sequence ATGAAACTCCGACCCAAATATAGACTGGTAGAACACTTTGCCGAAATAGATGACCCTCGCATCGAACGAACAAAACGGCATAAACTCATTGATATTCTAACGATTGCCATCTTAGCCGTCATTTGTGGAGCAGAAGGTTGGGTAGCCATGGAAAGTTTCGGCAAGGCTAAACATCAATGGCTAAAAAAAATTTTGGAATTGCCGAATGGCATCCCCTCCGACGATACGTTTGCGCGTGTATTTGCTAGTCTGAATCCAGAGCAATTTCAAGACTGTTTTCTGCATTGGGTCAAAAGTATAGCGGAGGTAAGTGAAGGAGAAGTGATAGCGATTGACGGCAAAACCCTTCGCCACTCCTATGACAATGCCAACGGAAAGGGCGCAATTCAGATGGTAAGTGCATGGGCAACAGCAAATCGTCTAGTACTAGGACAGTGCAAGGTGGAAAGCAAATCGAATGAAATCACGGCGATTCCTAAACTCCTGAAAATGCTAGAGGTCAAAGGTTGTATCGTAACGATTGATGCCATGGGAACTCAGACAAAGATTGCCCAACAGATAGTAGGGCGAGGGGGAGATTATGTTTTGGCATTGAAAGGCAATCAAGGTAATTTATGTGAGGATGTTGAACAATTATTTGCTCATGCTCAATCGGTTAATTTTGTGGGAATTAAGCATGATTTTCATCAAACAATAGACAAGGGACATGGACGGATTGAAATTCGCCGTTGCTGGACGATGGAACAAACAGAATTTTTGCTGGGTGGGGAGAAATGGGCAAAGTTGACGAGCATCTGTATGATTAAAGCGGAGAGACGATTGAAAGACAAAACAGAGTATGAGACTCGCTACTATATCAGTAGCCTGCCGAGTAATGCTCAAAAATTATCCCAATCTGTTCGTAGTCATTGGTTGATAGAAAACTCTTTACATTGGGTTCTAGACTTGGCCTTCAACGAGGATGCTTGTCGCATTCGTAAGGATTTTGCTCCTGAGAATTTAGCCGTCTTACGCCATATCGCTCTTAACTTGCTCACAAAGGAAAATACTCTGAAACTTGGTATCAAGAATAAACGGCTACGCGCTGGTTGGGACGAGGACTATCTCCTTAAGGTTTTACTCGGATAA